The Thalassotalea sp. 273M-4 genome includes a region encoding these proteins:
- a CDS encoding TlpA disulfide reductase family protein, translated as MNLKRVSFALFGLLFCCSIQANPDSKQALQNMLEENKGKVVYLDFWASWCVPCRKSFPWMNQMQTRYQDKGFTVITVNLDVEKSYADEFLAEVPANFPILFDPKGNIAKAFKLKGMPSSYLFDKNGEVVAANVGFFDEKIDQYEAKIKQYLQLQD; from the coding sequence ATGAATTTAAAAAGAGTTTCTTTTGCTTTGTTTGGGCTGTTATTTTGTTGTTCAATTCAGGCTAATCCAGACAGTAAACAGGCATTACAAAATATGCTTGAAGAAAATAAAGGTAAGGTGGTTTATCTCGATTTTTGGGCCTCTTGGTGTGTTCCCTGTCGTAAATCGTTTCCTTGGATGAATCAAATGCAAACGCGTTATCAAGATAAAGGCTTTACCGTGATCACGGTTAACTTAGACGTTGAAAAATCGTATGCCGACGAGTTTTTAGCCGAGGTACCGGCAAATTTCCCCATCCTTTTTGACCCGAAAGGCAATATTGCCAAGGCGTTTAAATTAAAGGGCATGCCAAGCAGTTATCTATTTGACAAAAACGGTGAGGTGGTCGCCGCTAATGTTGGTTTTTTTGACGAGAAAATCGATCAATACGAAGCAAAAATAAAACAGTATTTACAGCTACAAGATTAA
- a CDS encoding 2OG-Fe(II) oxygenase family protein, with protein sequence MQVVDYRSKNAAQDFVKSLRETGFGVLKNHPISEDLVSSIYKNWLTFFLNGDKSGLEVTPEAQDGYFSTQNAESAKGHNQKDIKEYYHIYPWGRIPESLHEEIMHYYKVASDLASELLDWVEQYSPPEVAKLYHEPLSSMIKDTPNTLLRVLHYPPLTGNENPDAIRAAAHEDINLLTILPAANEPGLQVKLKSGQWHDIPSDFGNLIINIGDMLQEASGGYFPSTSHRVINPQGIDMSKSRISLPLFLHPRSEVVLSEQHTQHSYLMERLRELGVIE encoded by the coding sequence ATGCAAGTGGTCGATTATCGGTCGAAAAACGCAGCGCAAGACTTCGTTAAGTCGTTACGAGAAACCGGATTTGGGGTACTAAAAAACCACCCCATTAGTGAAGATTTAGTATCTTCTATTTACAAAAACTGGTTAACCTTTTTTCTTAACGGCGATAAGAGCGGGTTAGAAGTAACACCCGAAGCTCAAGACGGCTACTTTAGCACCCAAAACGCCGAGTCGGCCAAAGGCCACAACCAAAAAGACATTAAAGAGTACTACCATATTTACCCTTGGGGACGAATTCCAGAGTCCTTGCATGAAGAAATTATGCATTACTATAAAGTTGCCTCTGATCTTGCCAGCGAGCTACTCGACTGGGTAGAACAATACAGCCCACCGGAAGTTGCTAAGCTTTACCATGAGCCTTTATCAAGCATGATAAAAGATACCCCAAACACCTTACTTCGAGTGTTGCACTACCCGCCACTAACCGGCAATGAAAACCCTGATGCGATTCGAGCGGCGGCGCACGAAGACATTAATTTACTAACCATACTGCCAGCGGCCAACGAGCCAGGTTTGCAAGTTAAATTAAAGTCAGGGCAATGGCACGATATACCATCTGATTTTGGCAACTTAATCATTAATATTGGCGATATGTTACAAGAAGCTTCTGGTGGCTATTTTCCGTCAACAAGCCATCGCGTGATTAATCCACAAGGAATAGATATGAGCAAGTCTCGTATTTCATTACCGTTATTCTTACACCCTAGAAGCGAAGTCGTGTTGTCAGAACAACACACTCAGCATTCTTATTTAATGGAACGCCTGCGTGAGCTTGGGGTTATTGAATAA
- a CDS encoding ammonium transporter — MEEVTSLTTTVSELRFALDTFYFLISGVLVMWMAAGFAMLEAGLVRSKNTTEILTKNITLYSIACIMFLLVGYNIMYVDNVEGGILPSIAGLIGTQAEGADHSLESDFFFQVVFVATAMSIVSGAVAERMKLWAFLVFTVVLTGFIYPMEGYWTWGGGFLSEAGFSDFAGSGIVHMAGAAAALAGVLLLGARKGKYGPNGEIFPIPGSNMPLATLGTFILWMGWFGFNGGSQLLVSDAENATAVGQIFLNTNAAAAAGAVAALLLNKMIWGKADLTMILNGALAGLVAITADPLSPSPLFASLIGALGGLLVVLSITTLDKLKIDDPVGAISVHGVVGFYALMAVPFSNSDATFGAQLYGAAVIFAWVFAASLAVWFVLKKTMGIRVSEEEEYNGVDKSDCGIEAYPEFVSLKS; from the coding sequence ATGGAAGAAGTAACAAGCTTAACAACAACCGTCTCCGAATTGAGATTTGCCCTAGATACCTTTTACTTTTTAATCTCAGGTGTCTTAGTTATGTGGATGGCAGCAGGTTTTGCCATGTTAGAAGCGGGTCTAGTTCGCTCTAAAAATACCACAGAGATTCTTACGAAGAACATTACCTTATACTCAATCGCTTGTATTATGTTCTTATTGGTTGGCTACAACATTATGTATGTAGACAACGTTGAAGGCGGTATCTTACCGTCAATCGCGGGTCTAATTGGTACGCAAGCCGAAGGTGCTGACCATTCATTAGAATCAGACTTTTTCTTCCAAGTTGTATTCGTAGCAACAGCCATGTCAATTGTATCTGGTGCGGTTGCTGAACGAATGAAACTTTGGGCATTTTTGGTATTCACTGTGGTATTAACCGGTTTCATTTACCCAATGGAAGGTTACTGGACTTGGGGTGGTGGATTCCTATCTGAAGCTGGTTTTAGTGACTTTGCTGGTTCTGGTATTGTTCATATGGCGGGTGCTGCGGCTGCTTTAGCGGGTGTATTACTGCTAGGTGCTCGTAAAGGTAAGTACGGTCCTAACGGTGAAATTTTCCCTATTCCTGGTTCAAATATGCCATTGGCTACTTTAGGTACCTTCATTTTATGGATGGGCTGGTTTGGTTTTAACGGTGGTTCTCAGTTATTGGTTTCGGATGCAGAAAATGCAACCGCTGTTGGCCAAATATTCTTAAATACCAACGCTGCTGCTGCCGCTGGTGCTGTTGCTGCATTGCTCCTAAACAAAATGATTTGGGGTAAAGCAGACTTAACCATGATCCTTAACGGTGCACTAGCTGGTTTGGTTGCCATTACCGCAGATCCTCTTTCACCTTCACCGTTATTCGCCAGCTTAATTGGTGCTCTAGGTGGTCTACTTGTTGTGCTTTCAATCACCACATTAGACAAACTTAAGATTGATGATCCAGTAGGTGCTATCTCGGTGCACGGTGTTGTTGGTTTCTACGCGCTTATGGCCGTACCATTTAGCAACAGCGACGCAACCTTTGGTGCTCAGTTATACGGTGCCGCTGTGATTTTTGCATGGGTATTTGCCGCAAGTCTTGCCGTATGGTTTGTACTTAAGAAAACCATGGGTATCCGTGTTAGCGAAGAAGAAGAATACAACGGTGTTGACAAGTCAGACTGTGGTATAGAAGCTTACCCAGAGTTCGTTTCTCTAAAAAGCTAA
- a CDS encoding P-II family nitrogen regulator yields MKLINAIIKPFKLDDVREAISEVGIEGLTVSEVRGFGRQKGHTELYRGAEYQVDFLPKVKLEIAVKSEDVDRIIEAITKSAHTGKIGDGKIFVYDLESAVRIRTGEVDAAAL; encoded by the coding sequence ATGAAATTAATAAACGCAATAATAAAACCATTTAAATTGGACGACGTCAGAGAAGCAATCTCTGAAGTCGGTATCGAAGGCCTAACGGTTAGTGAAGTTCGTGGTTTTGGACGTCAAAAAGGGCATACAGAACTATACCGTGGCGCAGAATATCAAGTGGACTTTTTACCAAAAGTAAAACTTGAAATTGCCGTTAAATCTGAAGATGTCGATCGCATCATTGAAGCAATCACCAAGTCTGCTCATACCGGCAAAATTGGTGACGGTAAAATCTTTGTATACGATCTAGAGTCGGCTGTACGTATTCGTACAGGCGAAGTTGACGCAGCAGCACTTTAA
- a CDS encoding Ig-like domain-containing protein has translation MKYFPIFCLTFLLVACGGGDSNNSTPKDNTPSQDNSSTTQKAGELLVIGENVSITFDTKVYSQIASGGNGGSISYSSSNESVGIVDPETGEVAIVGVGQTQITAYENESSEFFSQEASYTLFVNKGHGILLEVIDELTVQYSSQFIELEYFGGNQGDMTFESSDESIAKVFDGGGFAVIELYNTGEVKLTFTELESENYISQSQTIDLKVEKADGEPIYFSSLELFKTIDDKVFQQAAMGGNGGQKLYTSSDPSIASVDEETGVVTVNNIGTVTISVLEEESNLYFSKGAQYTLTIDKGNGQPLDFGVNEVYVEYSNDLLYQLSDYLDFQNSGNSGTFSFSVPDDAPISLNEDTGEFKTKHISTTRLTIKEQGSDLFHEQSIEIKLRVGYPSNPTIYAGEDVIKEYEDPVFTQKAVSSLGFFINYQSSNRDVASVDPYEGQVRIWGVGETIITASERINGTWVRDSYKLVVNKSTKRPLIYEEEIIIPYNPFYSSSGEWIQSYTLRPIEGSLYHGSLQSSNPNVARINGSGAGYGGIRILGIGETTITITQPELDLYAAKTLTTKLIVVPGDSESFSYVKTNMEADLAVKRIKNPLTGLTGGKLTYSSSDVSVATVDEDGTVHIISSGEVEITAHQAETDNFLAQETSFYLKVIDPFIKVVKVVTNGDSFAALRDDGSIYTWGQSLSGGYLPPEVKLKLNGEIPVTDIEKIVWRSDFGANTIKYGGYAALRADGSIVSWGSDVVNSSFAVVQNKLDGTNKVSKIVTNDCAFVALLENKSVVTWGYPECGGNNSDVSEQLNYGSEVIEIYKTAQAFAALKADGSVYTWGNENYGGNSEIVSNYLNGDDQVTAIYASESQFIAKLSNDFIFGWGGEALHEDNFIKFDKTVELLKGKNIHRVFEFKTLSFNDTNSGLIFETDQGILVPFGVLRSRGDLSQDKLLNKGNIVSIKQFGRLGPLYALTEDSKLIQWGVVEEKHYSFIRNDNASNFHSIGFDEYLIETKNQEYLFTNQTVWDKDVTEEITSFGAINKVFKLESALLFESIEGNLQYFNIPKEQLKPDSNYQFMLDEWENMTKRCDSSNKLAQIISSKLATTMICEDGSAYSFGYQTHGGDTSYVDAYINKN, from the coding sequence ATGAAATATTTCCCTATCTTTTGTCTAACTTTTTTATTGGTTGCTTGTGGAGGTGGGGATTCCAATAATTCTACCCCAAAAGATAACACTCCATCACAAGATAACAGCAGTACCACTCAAAAAGCTGGAGAGCTTCTAGTTATAGGGGAAAATGTGTCAATAACTTTTGATACTAAAGTTTATTCTCAAATAGCCAGTGGAGGCAATGGCGGAAGCATTAGCTATTCATCTAGTAATGAGTCTGTAGGAATAGTAGATCCTGAAACAGGAGAGGTGGCGATAGTAGGGGTAGGCCAAACTCAAATTACAGCCTATGAAAATGAAAGCTCTGAGTTTTTCTCTCAGGAAGCCTCGTATACACTATTTGTAAATAAAGGTCATGGTATTCTTCTAGAGGTAATTGATGAACTTACTGTTCAGTATTCTTCGCAATTCATTGAGTTAGAATATTTTGGTGGCAACCAAGGAGATATGACTTTTGAATCCTCAGATGAAAGCATTGCTAAAGTATTTGACGGTGGAGGGTTCGCCGTTATTGAACTTTACAATACAGGTGAAGTTAAATTAACTTTCACCGAACTCGAATCAGAAAACTATATTTCACAATCTCAAACTATTGATCTGAAAGTGGAAAAGGCAGATGGTGAACCTATCTATTTTTCAAGTTTAGAGCTATTTAAAACCATTGACGACAAAGTCTTTCAACAAGCTGCTATGGGCGGAAATGGGGGCCAAAAACTCTACACCAGTAGTGATCCTTCAATAGCAAGTGTTGATGAAGAAACTGGTGTCGTTACTGTCAATAATATTGGCACTGTAACAATTTCAGTTCTTGAAGAAGAGAGCAACTTATACTTTTCAAAAGGCGCTCAGTATACATTAACCATTGATAAAGGTAACGGGCAACCTTTGGATTTTGGAGTTAATGAAGTTTATGTTGAATACTCTAATGACTTACTTTATCAACTTAGTGATTATTTAGATTTTCAAAATAGTGGAAATAGTGGCACATTCTCTTTTTCTGTTCCAGATGATGCTCCTATATCTCTAAACGAAGACACAGGCGAATTTAAAACAAAGCACATTTCCACGACTCGTTTAACTATTAAAGAACAAGGTAGTGACTTGTTTCACGAACAGTCAATAGAAATTAAGCTCAGAGTTGGCTACCCATCTAATCCCACTATTTATGCAGGGGAAGACGTTATAAAAGAGTATGAAGACCCAGTTTTTACTCAAAAAGCTGTGAGTTCATTGGGGTTCTTCATTAATTATCAATCAAGTAATAGAGATGTAGCCTCCGTTGATCCTTATGAAGGGCAAGTTCGAATATGGGGGGTAGGTGAAACAATCATTACTGCATCTGAAAGAATCAATGGAACCTGGGTTCGTGATAGTTATAAATTAGTCGTTAATAAATCTACCAAGCGCCCATTAATTTATGAAGAAGAAATAATCATTCCATATAATCCTTTTTATAGCAGCTCTGGAGAGTGGATTCAAAGCTACACATTACGCCCTATTGAAGGGAGCTTATACCATGGTTCTTTGCAATCGAGTAATCCTAATGTGGCTAGAATAAATGGTTCAGGAGCGGGATATGGGGGAATACGTATACTCGGCATAGGAGAAACAACAATAACAATAACCCAACCTGAACTCGATCTTTATGCTGCAAAAACATTGACAACTAAATTAATAGTAGTGCCAGGGGATAGCGAAAGTTTTTCTTATGTTAAAACTAACATGGAAGCTGATTTAGCGGTTAAGAGAATTAAAAACCCTTTGACTGGTTTAACAGGTGGAAAGCTAACCTATAGTTCTTCAGATGTTTCTGTGGCAACAGTTGATGAAGATGGAACTGTCCATATTATCAGTAGTGGCGAAGTTGAAATTACAGCACATCAAGCTGAAACAGATAACTTCCTTGCTCAGGAAACTTCATTTTACTTAAAGGTTATAGATCCATTTATTAAGGTCGTTAAAGTCGTAACTAATGGAGATAGCTTTGCAGCATTAAGGGATGATGGATCCATTTATACTTGGGGCCAATCATTAAGTGGTGGTTATTTACCCCCTGAGGTAAAGCTTAAGCTTAATGGTGAAATACCTGTCACTGATATAGAAAAAATTGTTTGGCGCTCAGATTTTGGCGCTAATACCATTAAATATGGTGGCTATGCCGCTTTAAGGGCTGATGGTTCGATAGTTAGCTGGGGAAGTGATGTTGTTAATAGTTCTTTTGCCGTAGTGCAGAATAAACTAGACGGTACAAATAAAGTTTCTAAAATTGTGACGAATGATTGTGCATTTGTGGCTTTATTAGAAAATAAATCAGTTGTTACATGGGGGTACCCTGAATGTGGGGGAAATAATTCTGATGTTAGTGAGCAATTAAATTACGGCTCAGAGGTTATAGAAATATATAAGACCGCGCAGGCATTTGCTGCTTTGAAAGCTGATGGTTCAGTTTATACTTGGGGAAATGAAAATTACGGTGGAAATAGTGAAATAGTTAGCAATTACTTAAATGGTGATGATCAAGTTACGGCTATTTATGCTTCCGAATCTCAGTTTATAGCAAAGCTTTCGAATGATTTTATATTCGGTTGGGGAGGGGAAGCTCTTCACGAGGATAATTTTATAAAGTTTGATAAAACAGTAGAATTATTAAAGGGTAAAAATATTCACAGGGTGTTTGAATTTAAAACTCTTTCATTTAATGATACTAATTCTGGCTTAATCTTTGAAACAGACCAAGGAATATTAGTTCCCTTTGGGGTGCTTCGTTCGAGGGGCGATTTGTCGCAAGATAAATTATTAAATAAAGGTAATATTGTTAGCATTAAACAGTTTGGAAGGCTAGGGCCTTTATATGCCCTGACAGAAGATAGTAAACTTATCCAATGGGGAGTTGTTGAAGAAAAACATTATAGTTTCATTCGAAATGATAACGCTTCAAATTTTCACTCTATAGGATTTGACGAATATTTAATAGAGACAAAGAATCAAGAGTATTTATTCACAAACCAAACTGTATGGGATAAGGATGTAACAGAAGAGATCACTTCTTTTGGTGCAATAAATAAAGTGTTTAAGTTGGAATCAGCATTATTATTTGAAAGTATTGAAGGAAACTTACAGTATTTTAATATCCCAAAAGAACAACTGAAACCTGATTCTAATTACCAATTTATGCTTGATGAATGGGAAAATATGACTAAAAGATGTGACTCTAGCAACAAGTTAGCACAGATAATATCATCAAAACTGGCTACTACAATGATATGTGAAGATGGATCTGCTTATAGTTTTGGGTATCAAACTCATGGCGGGGATACTTCCTATGTTGATGCATATATAAATAAAAATTAA
- a CDS encoding cold-shock protein: MSNTVTGVVKWFNEEKGFGFLTPSEGGKDVFVHFRSIVSEGYKSLAEGQQVQFTIEQGQKGPQAANVVAV, from the coding sequence ATGTCTAATACAGTAACTGGCGTAGTAAAATGGTTCAATGAAGAGAAAGGTTTTGGTTTTTTAACTCCTAGCGAAGGTGGTAAAGACGTTTTTGTTCATTTCCGTTCAATCGTTTCAGAAGGGTACAAATCTCTTGCTGAAGGTCAACAAGTACAATTCACTATCGAGCAAGGCCAAAAAGGTCCTCAAGCTGCTAACGTTGTAGCTGTTTAA
- the speB gene encoding agmatinase: MMTEKIASITVPLNKPDCLYDFALSNDGIYANHIHLIGFGFDGTACFRKGTKDGPDALRAVSDGIESYSPYLDADIENVRFIDLGNLRLPGAVNYDNQQHTEQQWQSASDDFEQLFSGLDLATNNVKIMTLGGEHSISYAPIKTYLKQYPDMVLIHLDAHADLRDGYEGYHYSHASIIRRSLDHFQPGHQLIQYGIRSGTKEEYQYMRANDTLATSRQQFLDMVAAIDDDRPIYLTFDLDYFDPSFFPGTGTPEPGGEDFHSFVSLCKILRTKNFVGCDVVELSPCIDSTGNSDVFAAKVVRELLLCLYLSH, encoded by the coding sequence ATGATGACTGAGAAAATAGCAAGTATCACCGTACCTTTAAACAAGCCCGATTGTTTGTACGATTTTGCCCTATCTAACGACGGTATTTACGCTAATCACATTCACCTTATTGGTTTTGGATTTGACGGTACCGCTTGCTTTCGCAAAGGCACTAAAGATGGCCCAGATGCGTTGCGCGCTGTGTCAGATGGTATAGAGTCTTACTCGCCATATCTGGATGCCGACATTGAAAATGTTCGTTTTATTGACTTGGGCAATTTACGCCTTCCAGGGGCGGTTAATTATGACAATCAACAACATACCGAGCAACAATGGCAGAGTGCGAGTGACGATTTTGAACAGCTGTTTTCTGGGCTTGATTTAGCGACTAATAATGTAAAAATCATGACCTTAGGTGGTGAGCATTCGATTTCGTATGCACCCATTAAAACCTACCTTAAGCAATACCCAGATATGGTATTAATCCATTTAGATGCCCATGCTGATTTACGTGATGGCTATGAAGGTTACCATTATTCTCATGCTTCGATTATTCGTCGCAGTCTTGACCACTTTCAACCAGGTCATCAGTTAATTCAATATGGTATTCGCTCTGGTACCAAAGAAGAGTATCAATACATGCGTGCCAACGACACACTGGCAACATCGCGTCAGCAGTTTCTTGATATGGTTGCCGCCATTGACGATGACAGACCCATTTATTTGACCTTTGACTTGGATTATTTTGACCCTAGTTTTTTCCCTGGTACTGGAACCCCTGAGCCAGGCGGTGAAGATTTCCACTCATTTGTTAGTCTGTGTAAAATTTTACGCACTAAAAACTTTGTTGGTTGTGATGTGGTTGAGCTATCGCCATGCATAGACTCAACCGGTAATAGCGATGTGTTTGCCGCAAAAGTGGTGCGTGAGTTATTGTTGTGTTTATACCTATCTCATTAA
- a CDS encoding adenosylmethionine decarboxylase — protein MFFEGSEKKAEVTIHPNSMSLLTDVSDDFWADLVKCCNAQILSSISNDKCKAFLLSESSLFVWQDRILILTCGVTHLVKSVEYFIKHIGMDNIAHVFYQRKNEYFAQAQFSAFGDDIKLLNQYMSGRAYRFGELDGHHNYVFHQDNNYQADSDDKTYELLAYQISENASNMLTRPGLSADNIRSFLQLDQLLPGFELDDFVFDPYGYSVNAIKDSDYLTIHITPQAGSSYVSFESSLNLIAMAPKILYVLEPSSFDLLAFNEPEFANMIEQHIPASYISQTKVAETLTNGYQVSFVNYIVPQQHFIKPRELDVTGENHAL, from the coding sequence TTGTTTTTCGAAGGTTCAGAAAAAAAAGCAGAAGTCACCATACACCCTAATAGCATGTCATTATTAACCGATGTTAGCGATGACTTCTGGGCTGACTTGGTAAAATGCTGCAACGCACAAATTCTTTCTTCTATTAGCAACGACAAATGTAAAGCCTTTTTGCTTTCAGAGTCTAGCCTCTTTGTATGGCAAGATAGAATTTTGATTTTAACATGTGGCGTTACCCACTTGGTTAAGTCGGTAGAGTACTTTATAAAACATATTGGCATGGACAACATTGCCCATGTGTTTTATCAGCGTAAAAACGAATACTTTGCCCAAGCCCAATTTAGTGCTTTTGGTGATGACATCAAATTACTAAACCAATATATGTCAGGTCGCGCCTATCGATTTGGTGAATTAGACGGTCATCATAACTACGTCTTTCATCAAGACAATAATTACCAAGCAGACAGCGACGATAAAACCTACGAGTTGCTTGCTTATCAAATCAGTGAAAATGCCTCGAACATGCTAACGCGACCGGGGCTTAGTGCTGACAATATCCGTAGCTTCCTACAGTTAGATCAATTATTACCTGGCTTTGAATTAGACGACTTTGTCTTTGACCCCTACGGTTATTCGGTCAATGCCATTAAAGACAGTGATTACTTAACCATACATATTACGCCACAAGCAGGCAGTAGTTATGTGAGCTTTGAATCGAGCCTTAATTTGATCGCAATGGCGCCTAAAATACTTTATGTTTTAGAACCAAGTTCGTTCGACTTATTGGCCTTTAACGAACCCGAGTTCGCCAACATGATCGAACAGCATATTCCTGCCAGTTATATTAGCCAAACCAAGGTAGCCGAAACCTTAACAAACGGTTATCAGGTAAGCTTTGTAAACTACATCGTCCCACAACAACATTTTATCAAGCCAAGAGAGCTTGATGTTACAGGAGAAAACCATGCACTCTGA
- the speE gene encoding polyamine aminopropyltransferase: MHSELWIEEKFEDFLGLRIKVEKVLFSGKSEFQTVDVVETKGHGKMLLNDGLIMVTERDEFAYHDMISHIPLFVHPNPKNVLVIGGGDGGTAREVLRHKSVEKCTMVEIDGMVVDACKEHIPQTSSELDNPKLNLIIGDGVKFVKETQEKFDVIIVDSTDPIGPAAPLFGPEFYADVYNCLSEDGLVVSQGESSWYALEIQKSLLQVLNSVFPQTYLYSFSNLTYPGGLWSFTFASKKYHPINDFNAERVAASGLDFDYYNAELHSAAFALPNFARKGLAGLIANG; the protein is encoded by the coding sequence ATGCACTCTGAGTTATGGATTGAAGAAAAATTCGAAGACTTTTTAGGACTGCGTATTAAAGTCGAAAAAGTGTTATTTTCAGGTAAAAGTGAGTTTCAAACTGTCGATGTTGTCGAAACCAAAGGGCACGGTAAAATGCTGTTAAACGACGGTTTAATTATGGTGACGGAACGTGACGAGTTTGCCTACCACGATATGATCAGTCATATCCCTTTATTCGTTCACCCTAACCCCAAAAACGTGCTGGTTATTGGTGGTGGCGACGGCGGTACCGCACGTGAAGTGCTGCGCCATAAAAGCGTTGAAAAGTGCACCATGGTTGAAATTGACGGCATGGTAGTAGATGCGTGTAAAGAGCATATCCCGCAAACATCGAGTGAGCTAGACAACCCCAAATTAAACTTAATCATTGGTGATGGCGTTAAGTTCGTCAAAGAAACCCAAGAAAAGTTTGACGTCATTATTGTAGACAGTACTGACCCTATTGGCCCTGCAGCGCCATTATTTGGCCCTGAATTTTACGCTGACGTATACAACTGTTTATCAGAAGACGGGCTAGTGGTTTCTCAAGGTGAGTCGTCTTGGTATGCCTTAGAAATTCAAAAGTCGCTGCTGCAAGTACTCAATAGCGTTTTCCCACAAACTTATTTATACAGCTTTAGTAACCTAACCTACCCTGGTGGTTTATGGAGCTTTACCTTTGCCAGTAAAAAATACCACCCAATCAACGATTTCAACGCCGAACGCGTGGCAGCCAGTGGTTTAGACTTTGACTACTACAATGCTGAACTGCACAGCGCAGCATTTGCCTTACCAAACTTTGCTCGCAAAGGCTTGGCGGGACTTATTGCCAACGGTTAA
- a CDS encoding DUF411 domain-containing protein produces MAQSVSNKVETKHQASEQQKSHQHPAAIELMVYKTPTCGCCSKWIDHLEQQDLKTQSKDLQDLSMIKAKFGIKPNMRSCHTGVSKDGYIFEGHVPAKFIKQFLAHPPANAIGLSVPAMPIGSPGMEMNNQFMPYHIMVLFKDGSHQVYASVRSLEEQF; encoded by the coding sequence ATGGCTCAAAGTGTATCCAATAAAGTAGAAACAAAACACCAAGCAAGTGAGCAGCAAAAAAGCCATCAACACCCCGCAGCTATTGAGCTCATGGTGTATAAAACCCCAACATGCGGTTGTTGTTCTAAGTGGATAGATCACCTTGAGCAACAAGACTTAAAAACCCAATCAAAAGACTTGCAAGACTTATCCATGATCAAAGCAAAATTTGGGATCAAACCGAATATGCGTTCGTGTCATACAGGGGTATCTAAAGACGGTTATATCTTTGAAGGTCATGTTCCGGCTAAGTTTATTAAACAGTTTCTGGCACATCCGCCAGCTAATGCCATTGGTTTAAGCGTCCCAGCCATGCCCATTGGTTCACCTGGTATGGAAATGAACAATCAGTTTATGCCCTATCACATCATGGTTCTGTTTAAAGATGGCAGCCACCAAGTCTACGCCAGCGTCAGAAGTCTTGAGGAGCAATTCTAA